In SAR324 cluster bacterium, a genomic segment contains:
- a CDS encoding fibronectin type III domain-containing protein — protein MKKHWQSLFLALVTVGMLQVGCMMPEEGTIIYDQDYPEFPTDNVGGSGSDGESGGDSSGSGSSGGTGNGGGGERNPESNAGFTVTESDGGTSVTESSNNDTISIVLDEEPTGDVTISLVAVPSDQISSSPSSLTFNPGNWDEPQEVTVSAIEDGDLDGDVTSTLSVLVSGSDDPNYASGIDAQDISVTTIDSGTIILPPPPASGPGITVTQTDGNTVVEESGATDLVYVQLNEEPTGDVTVAINSPDGEINASPATVTFTPTNWDQPQFVTISAVEDGVADNDQDTNFTVAVSASSDPNYSSELGTIRVPVNVIDSGNVSGIVITSSGGNNQLNESGSGDSFTVSLSMQPSADVTITLSDNDSSEISYSPSTLTFTPDNWNEGQAVTLTALEDNVKDGNQTTLLTLTSTSADAASNGLSTSTEILTVDSATEPGLTIANTPPSLTEGGASESLSFVLDTPPAAGTTVTITLSDNDSSEISYSPSTLTFTSSNWNTPQTVEVNAVEDGIKDGNQQVSLNISVSSTPAGSYGSTMDTSLTITTQDSGNTPPDSPAGFVATPTLPSGSVDLSWTEPTNPAADNYTIYWTVDPSTPIDPSKPSTYSGSITITAPATTETITGLDPANNYDFTIIATNSLGDSTPATEVDATPVPEAPTGLTASAGAASGQVDLQWNPSPGADSYTIYYSNDGGSTFTAISPNVTGTSYPHTGLNDGTEYTYYVVANNAGGTSESSDTISATPGVEPPSAPTDLTATAGSGEVSLTWTVVDGAEDYTIYVSTSGSGYTAISPDVTGTSFTHTGLTNGTNYSYYVVANNAGGAGASSNVVSARPEEPTIAPISAVTGFNVIRGVQVGKPSYYMMWDSHPDLDAVRPSPFEKNPYFNDTYYIYVSDDMGTPIDRTDSSTWDFEIDLQEWGSEHFYTNTDSDFPWVEGTQYHFAIYFYDNSKGTYSPKAVTTDPVVVPSSWANQTIDDVTVVEGCITNDNLSIYDCLNVVGSEHTIRYNEPIQSGERVIFDGQVLYDEIVTVYETRRWDFGTDGVSFRLNNADNVTDRGKPVGISKWECSQCDSSNLSINYSKFFLSHGSPSYGSEDTSHNQRFKPNTAAQPYNFAFEISSSNSAGRILHNGTLNGATDYSVESGGNGYTHSYVDTNLSGYIYVHNNSNWDNSTNDEAYVELFLDHYNNLFAPEIFNIKNISTGFSKVAIPISPPTNLAGTTPANTQQVNLTWTVSPESALSFNHVIYWKKASGSPIVIDPDDNSTYDGRIVTGENANSYTHSGLDGATQYNYVIRAETSVGGVSTSEPSVNSYARTTNSFDGGGPINPDPDEDLLVYYQFNGDLTDTAQYHGDNRYDLTAVSGANIVFADSQFSNNTAAYFDASNGYAYNNSLNDTNEDDLFSRGGFTISLWFYADEDMKQFSSLMSSRYVPETGNDGGIQSWQLDSNKNQGLRWRSQAGEDKDTRVHTSTGNTYPTNQWSHATFVKQADGTSLIYMNGVLEVTSSESQPTPMYALKIGTNRREEHPWKGYIDEFKIYKRALTAQEVNNLYINDTPSTDGTSWNQGVDFNGSSGYARNSNNWNGQNPLHRLTTITPSNSVSSVQTAASGQPWAVAAVFKPTDLSTSRTLWSQSKVESDSRHNDSVKIEINTNGRIFFNYGDDYNALQWRSANSLITAGNWYGLYVDFNGGSTGVSSSDINRYYSRFQFKLVDLSNGSVTDITSGGSWSHVNSSYGTTQDVGGYFYVGSYVTNTANRFRGQIASTVVTTLRTGQSLPDDTEVAMIVRDPIKWMTTYKIGNPWRKPNENADYSSNFATGSATGEQGTKIWLMGDGTNDSSSNIASQVNSSSSDQYLQLNSASTTSVSIPGL, from the coding sequence ATGGGGACGTGACCTCTACCTTGAGTGTACTGGTCAGTGGCTCTGACGATCCCAACTATGCCAGTGGAATTGACGCACAAGACATCAGCGTAACTACCATCGACAGTGGCACGATCATCCTGCCGCCGCCCCCAGCTAGTGGACCCGGGATCACCGTTACCCAGACCGATGGCAACACCGTTGTCGAAGAGAGCGGTGCCACAGATCTAGTTTATGTACAACTCAATGAAGAGCCCACTGGGGATGTGACCGTGGCTATTAATTCCCCCGATGGAGAGATCAACGCCAGTCCTGCCACGGTGACTTTCACTCCAACCAACTGGGATCAGCCCCAGTTCGTGACGATCAGCGCGGTTGAAGATGGCGTTGCCGACAATGATCAGGATACTAACTTCACTGTGGCCGTTAGCGCTTCAAGTGACCCCAACTACAGTAGTGAGTTGGGAACCATTCGCGTGCCCGTCAACGTGATTGACAGTGGCAATGTCTCTGGCATCGTCATTACCTCCAGTGGTGGCAACAACCAGCTCAACGAGAGCGGTAGCGGGGATAGCTTCACGGTATCACTCAGCATGCAGCCCAGCGCGGACGTGACGATCACCCTGAGTGACAACGACTCCAGCGAGATCAGCTACAGCCCAAGCACGCTTACCTTCACACCCGATAACTGGAACGAAGGCCAGGCGGTGACACTGACTGCCTTGGAAGACAACGTCAAGGACGGCAACCAGACCACCCTGTTGACCCTGACTTCCACTTCTGCTGACGCAGCCAGCAACGGCTTGAGCACTAGCACCGAGATTCTTACTGTCGACAGTGCAACAGAGCCTGGACTAACCATCGCCAACACACCGCCCAGCCTAACGGAAGGTGGCGCAAGCGAGTCCCTCAGTTTTGTACTGGACACACCTCCAGCAGCCGGTACGACAGTGACGATCACCCTGAGCGACAACGACTCCAGCGAGATCAGCTACAGTCCAAGCACGCTTACCTTCACCAGCAGTAACTGGAACACTCCCCAAACTGTTGAAGTAAATGCTGTCGAAGATGGCATCAAGGATGGCAATCAGCAGGTCAGCTTGAACATCAGCGTCAGCTCTACTCCAGCCGGTAGCTACGGCAGCACGATGGACACCAGTCTGACAATTACCACGCAAGACAGCGGCAACACCCCTCCTGATAGTCCAGCTGGATTTGTGGCCACACCGACTCTGCCCTCTGGTAGCGTCGACTTGAGCTGGACAGAACCAACCAACCCAGCCGCCGACAACTACACGATCTATTGGACCGTTGACCCAAGCACGCCGATTGATCCGAGTAAGCCCAGCACTTACAGTGGCTCGATCACCATCACAGCCCCTGCCACAACGGAGACAATCACCGGTTTAGATCCAGCCAATAATTACGACTTCACGATTATTGCCACCAATTCTCTGGGGGACAGCACACCGGCTACAGAAGTCGACGCCACACCAGTTCCGGAGGCACCGACCGGACTGACAGCCTCCGCAGGTGCGGCCAGTGGTCAGGTAGATCTGCAGTGGAACCCCTCTCCGGGAGCAGACAGCTACACAATTTACTACAGTAACGACGGTGGGAGCACCTTCACAGCAATCAGTCCCAATGTCACCGGTACTTCCTATCCACACACGGGACTCAACGATGGCACCGAATACACCTACTACGTCGTAGCCAACAATGCCGGAGGTACAAGCGAAAGCTCTGACACCATCAGCGCTACTCCTGGAGTGGAGCCCCCCAGCGCTCCAACCGATCTGACGGCTACCGCGGGTTCCGGTGAAGTCAGCCTTACCTGGACAGTGGTCGATGGCGCGGAAGACTACACGATCTATGTCAGTACAAGCGGTAGCGGCTACACAGCGATCAGTCCCGATGTCACCGGCACTTCATTTACCCATACTGGTCTGACCAATGGGACCAACTACTCCTACTACGTCGTAGCCAACAATGCTGGGGGAGCAGGTGCTAGCTCAAACGTGGTGAGTGCTAGACCAGAAGAGCCAACCATTGCTCCAATCTCAGCGGTTACAGGTTTCAATGTGATTCGTGGAGTACAGGTTGGTAAACCAAGTTATTATATGATGTGGGACAGTCATCCAGATTTGGATGCTGTCCGTCCGTCTCCATTTGAAAAAAACCCTTACTTCAATGACACTTACTACATCTATGTCTCTGATGACATGGGAACTCCTATTGATCGCACTGATTCCAGCACTTGGGATTTTGAGATTGATCTGCAGGAGTGGGGAAGTGAGCATTTTTATACTAATACTGACTCAGACTTCCCGTGGGTGGAAGGCACTCAGTACCACTTCGCCATCTACTTCTATGATAATTCAAAAGGAACATACTCTCCAAAGGCAGTCACTACTGATCCTGTGGTGGTTCCTTCCAGTTGGGCGAATCAGACAATTGACGATGTAACTGTTGTAGAAGGTTGTATCACCAATGACAATCTGAGCATATACGATTGTTTGAATGTTGTTGGTTCCGAACACACAATTCGTTATAACGAACCTATACAAAGTGGCGAGAGAGTTATCTTTGATGGGCAAGTCTTGTATGATGAAATTGTCACTGTTTATGAAACTAGGCGTTGGGATTTCGGTACTGATGGTGTTTCGTTCAGACTGAATAATGCAGACAATGTGACTGATAGGGGTAAACCTGTCGGTATATCAAAATGGGAATGTTCGCAGTGCGACTCCTCTAACCTTTCAATTAATTATAGTAAATTCTTCCTCTCTCATGGCAGTCCATCATATGGATCTGAAGATACTAGCCATAACCAAAGGTTTAAACCAAATACGGCAGCGCAGCCTTATAACTTTGCGTTTGAAATTTCTAGCTCAAACTCTGCTGGCAGAATTCTACACAATGGCACGTTGAATGGTGCTACTGACTATTCTGTAGAATCAGGAGGGAATGGCTATACACATTCATATGTCGATACAAATCTTTCTGGCTATATCTATGTTCATAACAATAGCAACTGGGACAACAGCACTAATGATGAGGCTTATGTAGAATTGTTTCTTGATCATTATAATAACCTTTTTGCTCCCGAAATATTTAATATAAAAAATATTAGTACTGGTTTTTCAAAGGTAGCCATTCCGATTTCCCCACCAACTAATCTAGCTGGAACCACTCCAGCCAACACTCAGCAAGTCAACCTGACTTGGACAGTTAGTCCTGAGTCTGCTCTCTCCTTCAACCATGTCATCTACTGGAAGAAGGCTTCTGGTTCTCCGATTGTGATTGATCCAGATGACAACAGCACTTATGACGGCAGGATTGTTACAGGGGAGAATGCGAACAGCTATACCCACAGTGGATTGGATGGAGCCACTCAGTACAACTATGTGATCCGAGCAGAAACAAGTGTTGGTGGAGTCTCCACATCTGAGCCTAGTGTCAACAGTTACGCCAGAACCACAAACAGTTTCGATGGAGGTGGTCCGATCAATCCAGATCCAGATGAGGATTTGCTGGTTTATTATCAGTTCAATGGTGATCTGACAGACACTGCTCAGTACCATGGTGACAATCGTTATGACCTCACAGCAGTCAGTGGAGCAAACATTGTTTTCGCAGACTCCCAATTCTCAAATAACACTGCAGCTTATTTTGATGCCAGCAACGGCTATGCTTACAACAATAGCTTGAATGACACCAATGAAGATGACCTCTTCAGCAGGGGTGGGTTCACAATTAGTCTCTGGTTTTATGCTGATGAAGACATGAAGCAATTCAGTTCTCTGATGTCTTCTCGCTATGTGCCTGAAACTGGCAATGATGGTGGAATTCAAAGTTGGCAGTTAGATTCTAACAAAAACCAAGGGCTACGATGGCGCAGTCAAGCAGGAGAGGACAAAGACACAAGAGTTCATACGTCAACAGGGAACACGTATCCAACCAATCAATGGAGCCATGCAACCTTTGTCAAGCAAGCGGATGGGACTTCTTTGATTTACATGAATGGGGTGCTTGAGGTTACGAGCAGTGAGTCTCAGCCAACTCCCATGTATGCCTTAAAAATTGGAACCAATCGCAGGGAAGAGCACCCTTGGAAGGGGTATATTGATGAATTCAAGATTTACAAGAGAGCCTTGACGGCGCAGGAAGTCAACAATCTCTACATCAATGATACTCCAAGCACGGATGGGACTTCCTGGAATCAGGGTGTTGATTTTAATGGTTCCAGTGGGTATGCGAGAAATTCCAACAATTGGAACGGACAAAATCCCCTTCATAGATTAACTACTATTACACCAAGTAATTCCGTTTCCAGTGTTCAAACAGCAGCAAGTGGGCAACCTTGGGCGGTTGCTGCGGTATTCAAACCTACAGATCTCAGTACTTCACGTACACTCTGGAGTCAGTCGAAAGTGGAGAGTGATTCGCGACACAACGATAGCGTCAAAATTGAAATCAACACAAACGGCAGAATCTTTTTCAACTACGGTGATGACTACAATGCCCTCCAATGGAGATCTGCCAACAGCCTAATCACTGCAGGTAATTGGTATGGACTATACGTTGATTTCAATGGTGGCTCTACAGGAGTCAGTTCCAGCGACATCAATCGATATTACAGTCGCTTCCAGTTCAAGTTAGTCGATCTATCCAATGGGTCAGTCACAGATATCACATCAGGTGGCAGTTGGTCTCATGTTAACTCCAGCTACGGTACCACCCAAGATGTAGGTGGCTATTTTTATGTTGGTTCTTACGTAACAAACACGGCCAACCGCTTCAGAGGGCAAATTGCTTCGACTGTGGTAACTACCCTAAGAACTGGCCAAAGTTTACCAGACGACACAGAAGTCGCCATGATAGTACGAGATCCCATTAAGTGGATGACCACTTACAAAATTGGGAATCCATGGCGCAAACCAAATGAGAACGCTGATTACAGCAGTAATTTTGCGACGGGGTCAGCTACAGGTGAACAGGGTACCAAAATTTGGCTGATGGGTGATGGCACCAATGATAGTAGCTCCAACATTGCAAGCCAGGTCAACAGTTCAAGCTCAGATCAATATCTGCAGCTGAACTCGGCTAGCACGACATCTGTCAGCATTCCTGGCCTCTAG